In Apium graveolens cultivar Ventura chromosome 10, ASM990537v1, whole genome shotgun sequence, the following are encoded in one genomic region:
- the LOC141692848 gene encoding putative polygalacturonase — MVETPPPHSRGPHLRNLNFTSQKTLFTLLIIIAACSLLIWYKSFTTQFPIFRINVPVSVVELPALRPVVFNLTEFGGVGDGVKVNTEAFERAVIAISKNGGGQLNVPAGIWLTAPFNLTSHMTLFLAHGAVILGIQDEKYWPLLPPLPSYGRGREHRGARYGSLIHGQHLKDVVITGHNGTIDGQGHSWWKKYRQKLLNHTRGPLVQIMWSSDILISNITLRDSPFWTLHPYDCKNVTIRNMTILAPISKAPNTDGIDPDSCENMIIEDSYISVGDDAIAIKSGWDQYGISYGRPSKNILIRNLVVQSMVSAGISIGSEMSGGVSNVTVENVLVWNSRRAVRIKTAVGRGGYVRHITYRNLTFENVRVGIVIKTDYNEHPNKNFNAKAIPVLQDISYSSIHGERVRVPVRIYGSQDIPVRNVTFHDMSVGITYKKKHIFQCSYVQGRVIGSVFPAPCENLDLYDEQQRLIKKSMYQNISDIDYAF; from the exons ATGGTAGAGACCCCACCACCACACTCCCGTGGACCCCACCTAAGAAACCTCAACTTCACTTCCCAGAAAACCCTATTCACACTTCTGATCATCATTGCTGCCTGTTCTCTACTCATTTGGTACAAAAGCTTCACAACCCAGTTCCCCATTTTTCGAATAAATGTTCCGGTTAGTGTAGTAGAATTGCCTGCATTGCGTCCTGTGGTGTTTAATTTGACCGAGTTTGGGGGTGTTGGAGATGGGGTTAAGGTGAATACTGAGGCTTTTGAAAGAGCAGTGATTGCGATTTCGAAAAATGGAGGAGGGCAGCTTAATGTTCCTGCTGGCATTTGGTTGACTGCTCCTTTTAATCTTACTAGTCATATGACTTTGTTTCTTGCTCATGGTGCTGTTATTCTTGGGATTCAA GATGAGAAATACTGGCCTTTATTGCCTCCTCTACCTTCCTATGGACGCGGGAGAGAGCATCGAGGAGCTCGATATGGAAGTTTAATCCATGGTCAACATCTCAAAGATGTTGTCATTACAG GGCATAATGGTACCATTGATGGACAGGGTCATTCATGGTGGAAGAAGTATCGTCAGAAGCTTCTGAATCACACAAGAGGCCCGCTTGTGCAGATAATGTGGTCAAGCGACATTTTAATATCAAACATAACCTTGCGTGATTCTCCCTTCTGGACATTGCATCCATATGACTGCAAGAACGTAACAATCAGAAATATGACGATCCTGGCTCCCATATCTAAAGCCCCAAATACTGATGGCATTGATCCTG ACTCGTGCGAAAACATGATAATTGAAGACTCTTACATAAGTGTAGGAGATGATGCCATTGCAATCAAAAGTGGTTGGGATCAATATGGAATTTCATATGGTCGTCCCTCGAAAAACATTCTTATCCGGAACCTTGTAGTTCAATCTATGGTCAG TGCCGGCATATCAATAGGCAGTGAGATGTCTGGTGGAGTGTCCAATGTTACTGTGGAGAACGTTCTTGTATGGAACTCAAGGCGTGCTGTGCGGATTAAGACAGCTGTTGGAAGAGGAGGATATGTTCGACACATCACATACCGCAATCTGACATTTGAAAATGTTCGGGTTGGGATTGTCATAAAGACTGATTATAATGAACACCCAAACAAGAATTTCAACGCGAAGGCAATTCCTGTTCTTCAGGACATAAGTTACAGTTCAATCCACGGTGAAAGAGTCCGAGTACCTGTCCGTATATATGGAAGCCAGGATATTCCAGTGAGAAATGTCACTTTCCATGATATGTCCGTGGGTATTACATATAAAAAGAAGCATATATTCCAGTGTTCTTATGTACAGGGCCGTGTAATAGGATCCGTTTTCCCTGCACCATGCGAAAACCTTGATTTGTATGATGAGCAACAACGGCTTATTAAGAAGTCCATGTATCAAAATATATCAGATATAGATTATGCGTTTTAA